Proteins from one bacterium genomic window:
- the folE2 gene encoding GTP cyclohydrolase FolE2, with product YPIRVMDRANVLQHTTAKVKLAVELPHNFRGTHMSRFVEVLNKHSNNITLQNIENILDELKKVLKAEKAYLELEFPYFIKKKAPVSKMESYMNYTCKFIAAKGTEFDFVLEVSVPVHTLCPCSKEISDKGAHNQRAEVQIQVRTSKLVWIEELVEIAEDSASSPLFALLKRIDEKYVTEKAYDTPRFVEDVAREVAIRLNKDPRILWYKINVKSFESIHKHNAFACLEVDKRKKKL from the coding sequence TATCCCATAAGGGTGATGGACAGAGCAAATGTCCTTCAGCATACCACTGCAAAGGTTAAGCTGGCCGTTGAATTACCGCACAACTTCCGTGGCACCCACATGTCAAGGTTTGTTGAAGTTCTTAATAAACATTCTAACAATATCACTTTGCAAAACATAGAAAACATTTTGGACGAGCTTAAAAAGGTGCTGAAGGCTGAGAAAGCTTATCTTGAATTGGAGTTTCCATACTTTATTAAGAAAAAGGCTCCGGTCTCAAAGATGGAATCGTATATGAATTACACGTGTAAATTTATCGCTGCGAAGGGAACCGAGTTTGATTTTGTTCTTGAGGTTAGTGTTCCTGTTCATACGTTGTGTCCATGTTCTAAAGAAATATCGGATAAGGGGGCCCATAACCAAAGAGCAGAGGTTCAAATTCAAGTGCGAACTTCAAAGCTCGTCTGGATTGAAGAACTTGTGGAAATAGCTGAGGACTCTGCGTCATCGCCTCTTTTTGCTCTTTTAAAAAGGATTGATGAGAAATATGTTACCGAAAAGGCATATGATACTCCACGGTTTGTAGAAGATGTGGCAAGGGAAGTGGCAATTAGACTTAATAAAGACCCAAGGATTCTTTGGTACAAAATCAATGTAAAGAGCTTTGAGAGTATCCACAAGCACAACGCCTTCGCGTGTTTAGAGGTAGATAAAAGAAAAAAGAAGTTATGA